In Hymenobacter gelipurpurascens, one DNA window encodes the following:
- a CDS encoding low affinity iron permease family protein: protein MPSPAVKKSNFFGRFAGRVTAWSGSTPAFSIAMGIVLVWAATGPLFHYSETWQLFINTGTTIITFLMVFLIQRAQNKDSLVLHLKLNELLAAHRGASNRLINAQDFTEEEIELLHQYFCRLSDMAKRDHDLGRTHSIEEAEENHQEKKRVRYRR from the coding sequence ATGCCTTCCCCCGCTGTTAAGAAGTCTAATTTTTTCGGCCGCTTTGCTGGACGCGTTACGGCTTGGTCGGGCTCTACGCCGGCTTTTTCCATTGCTATGGGAATCGTGTTGGTGTGGGCTGCTACTGGGCCGTTGTTCCATTATTCTGAAACGTGGCAGCTGTTCATCAATACAGGAACTACCATCATCACTTTCCTGATGGTATTTCTTATTCAGCGGGCGCAGAACAAAGACTCCCTGGTGCTTCACCTGAAGCTAAATGAGCTGTTGGCGGCCCACAGAGGAGCCAGCAACCGCCTGATAAATGCTCAGGATTTCACAGAAGAGGAAATTGAGCTATTGCACCAGTACTTCTGCCGGCTGTCGGATATGGCTAAGCGGGACCATGATCTGGGCCGCACGCATTCCATAGAGGAAGCCGAAGAAAACCATCAGGAGAAAAAGCGGGTACGCTACAGGCGCTAA
- a CDS encoding NFACT RNA binding domain-containing protein: MHTNYYFLRQLAPALTRQLAGYRVVTCFSQEKDELVIGLTDGAQEFWLKAHLAAAGPMLALPESFHRARQNSVDLLPELLGQVVESVAAWPHDRVLQFTFRSGATLLYKLYSTRPNAVFRASADAPAELFHQRYTADADLQPPLPATEPAELPANPLKAYPSLGDLGLAYLRTQDYDTAPLDAKWQLVQKVVAELEQPSAFYIIRLDGRTRLSLLTAGEVELMLPASDPIGALRRFVPMLLNRRAYEAELRQVRQALEKRADEAATIAQHACRRLHSLENTVGYRQTADLIMAHLSQIPAGAAQVEVVDFYQDNQPRIIKLKPAETPQRTAQNLYRKAKNQQLETRELSARAERRETEALWCLERLEELEALPAGELRTLRQWRKQHGLDPAAVAKAVQELPFKVFEDSGFTILVGRNAQNNDLLTQRYAHKDDLWLHAKDVTGSHVVIRHRAGHSVPEPVLERAAQLAAWYSRRKNDSLCPVTYTPKKFVRKPKGAIAGQVVVERENVLLVVPANPFERNGG, from the coding sequence ATGCATACCAATTACTACTTTCTGCGTCAGCTCGCCCCAGCCCTCACCCGCCAGCTAGCGGGTTACCGCGTGGTTACATGCTTTTCGCAGGAGAAGGATGAGTTGGTGATTGGCCTAACGGATGGTGCGCAGGAATTCTGGCTGAAAGCCCACTTGGCCGCGGCTGGCCCCATGCTGGCCTTACCGGAATCGTTCCATCGGGCCCGCCAGAACTCCGTCGATCTGCTGCCGGAGCTGCTAGGCCAGGTAGTGGAATCCGTAGCCGCCTGGCCTCACGACCGGGTGTTGCAGTTTACTTTCCGGAGCGGTGCTACGCTGCTCTATAAGTTGTACAGTACGCGGCCCAATGCCGTTTTCAGAGCCAGTGCGGATGCCCCGGCGGAGCTGTTCCATCAGCGCTACACGGCCGATGCGGACCTGCAGCCTCCTCTCCCTGCCACAGAGCCAGCGGAGCTACCTGCTAATCCGCTCAAAGCCTACCCCAGCCTCGGCGACCTGGGCCTGGCCTACCTGCGTACGCAAGACTACGACACGGCACCGCTGGACGCAAAGTGGCAACTGGTACAGAAAGTGGTAGCTGAGCTAGAGCAGCCATCGGCCTTCTATATCATCCGGCTGGATGGGCGCACGCGCCTCAGCTTGCTCACCGCAGGCGAGGTAGAGCTCATGCTACCCGCTTCTGACCCCATTGGGGCACTGCGCCGCTTTGTACCGATGCTGCTCAACCGGCGAGCCTACGAAGCCGAGCTGCGGCAGGTGCGGCAGGCGCTGGAGAAGCGCGCCGACGAAGCCGCTACCATCGCCCAGCATGCCTGTAGGCGCCTGCACTCCCTGGAAAACACCGTGGGCTACCGCCAAACCGCCGACCTGATTATGGCCCACCTCAGCCAGATACCAGCCGGTGCGGCCCAGGTAGAAGTAGTAGATTTCTATCAGGATAATCAGCCGCGCATCATCAAACTGAAGCCGGCCGAAACTCCCCAGCGCACGGCCCAGAACCTGTACCGCAAAGCCAAAAACCAGCAGCTGGAAACCCGGGAGCTTAGTGCCCGCGCCGAGCGCCGCGAAACTGAAGCCCTATGGTGCCTGGAGCGGCTGGAGGAGCTGGAGGCCCTGCCCGCCGGCGAGCTTCGCACGCTCCGGCAGTGGCGCAAGCAACATGGCCTAGACCCTGCCGCCGTGGCTAAAGCCGTGCAGGAGCTGCCCTTTAAGGTGTTTGAGGATAGTGGCTTCACGATTCTGGTGGGGCGCAACGCGCAAAACAACGACCTCCTGACGCAGCGCTACGCTCACAAAGACGACCTATGGCTGCATGCCAAGGACGTTACGGGCTCACATGTGGTTATCCGGCACCGGGCCGGGCATTCCGTGCCAGAACCCGTGCTGGAACGGGCGGCACAGTTGGCCGCCTGGTACTCGCGCCGCAAAAACGATTCCCTCTGTCCGGTTACTTACACGCCCAAAAAGTTTGTGCGCAAACCCAAAGGCGCTATTGCCGGACAAGTAGTAGTGGAGCGCGAAAACGTATTGCTGGTGGTGCCCGCCAACCCGTTTGAGCGCAACGGCGGATAG